CGCCGGAGACCGAGAGCTTCGTCGACGCCGAGTTTCTCGCGGCGATGCCCCGTGGCTCGTACCTCGTGAACGTCAGCCGCGGGCAGCTCATCGACTCGGCGGCGCTCCGCGCGGCCGTGGACTCCGGCCACCTCGCCGGTGCCGGGCTCGACGTGCTGGACGAGGAGCCGCCGCGGCAGGATCACCCGCTGGTCGACGCCCCCGGCGTCATCGTCACGCCGCACATCGCGTACTACTCGAGCGAGTCCGACGCGGAGTACGTGCGGCAACAGGCGCAGAACGTCGTGACCTATGCCCAGACCGGGCGCCCCGACGCGCCGGTCAACACCCCCACCATTTCCCCCACGCACGCCGCGCCCGCCGCGGCGGCATCCGCAGGAGCGTAACCATGCGAAAACTTGCCACCTACGAAACGCCGGCAGCGACCTTCTCGCCGTCCATCGTGACGGCCGACCGGATCCACACGCTCGACGCCGCGGGGTCGACCGTCACCGCGATGCTCATGTTCGGCGGGGCGATTGCCGCGCTCGGCACGCTCGAGGAGTGCCTCGCCGCCTCGGCCGAGATCAGCCCGCGGACCCCGGAGATCACCGAGCTCGGTGCACACACCGTGCTGCCCGGCTTCATCGACGCGCACGCGCATCCGCTCATGCTCGGGCAGATGATGAGCTGGGTCGACTGCGGCCCCGACCAGGCCGGCTCGATCCCCGAGATGGTGGCCCGGCTCAAGGCCGCGGCCGAGACGGTGCCCGCCGGGCTCCCGATTCGCGGCTACGGCTACGAGCAGCGCAACCTCGCTGAGCGACGCCACCCCACCCGCTTCGAACTCGACGAGGTCGCCACCGACCGCGAGGTCTACGTGATGAACGCGTCGGGCCACGGCGGCGTCGTCAACAGCTACACGTTCGAGCTGCACGGCGTCACGCGCGATACGCCGAACCCGCAGGGCGGCGAGTTCTTCCGCAGCGGCGACGGCGAGCTGACCGGCGAGCTCTCGGACGCGGCCTGCAACATTCTGACCGGGCTCGAGGGTGTGAAGATCGGCCACCACGGACCGAACTTCCACCTGGCCGACGCCCCCGAGGAGCACCGCCGCCAACTCGCGGTGGCCCAGGAGAACTTCTTGCAGGGCGGCGTCACCACGATCGGCGACGCGCAGGTCTCGCGCCGTGAGTTCGACAACTACCTCGCGCTCGCCGAGCGCAACGAGTTGAAGACCCGGTACAGCATGTACCTGCTCTCGCACCTGCTCGAGGAGGCGCTCGAGACCGGGATGCACGGCCAGTTCGGCAACGCGCACCTGAGCTTCGCCGGCATCAAGTTCTACGCCGACGGCACGCTCGGCGGCTGGACGGCCTACTTCCCGGACGGCTATGTGGGCGACCCCTGCCGCACGGGCCAGCTCTACCACGACCCCGCCGACTACACGGAGATGATCTCCCGCGCCCACAGGGTCGGGCTGCAGACGGCCACGCACGCGCAGTCCCCGGACGCGCTCGAGATGGTGATCACCGCGATCGAGGCGGCGCAGGCCGAGCGGCCCGACGCCGACGCGCGCCACCGCATCGAGCACTGCGGGCTGCCCACGCCGGCGCAGATCACGCGCATGGCCGCCGCCGGAATTTACCCGGTGAACCAGCCCCAGCACTACTACAACTGGGGCGAGGGGGTCGAGCAGGCGATCGGCACCCCGGGCGAGCGGTTCAACCCGCTCGGCGAGTTTGAGCGCGCGGGCGTACCCGTCACGATCAGTTCGGACGCCCCGGTGGCCGATCCCCGCCCGATGGAGGCGGTCCAGGCCGCGGTCACCCGGGTGACGCGCCGCGGCGCCAAGCTCGGCCCCGCGGACCTCGCTATCTCGGTCGACACCGCCCTGCGCGGGCACACCATCAGCGCCGCCACCGTGCTCGGCCGAGAGGACGACCTCGGCTCGCTCGAGGTCGGCAAGCGTGCCGACTTCGCCGTGCTGGCCGCCGACCCGTACACGGTCGCGCCCGAGACGATCGCCGAGATCCGGGTCGCGCAGACCTGGGTCGACGGGGTGCGCCAGTACGTCGCGGACGAGGTCGCACGATGATCGCCGTCACCGAGGCCGCCACCGAGCGCGAGCTTGCGGCCCAGGCTGGCGTCGCCATCGATAACGCGGGCCTCGCGGTGCTCACCACGATTCGCAACTACGGCGTCGACACCGTCTTCGGCATCCCCGGCACGCACAACCTCGAGTTCTACCGTCACCTCGCGCCGCTCGGGATCCACCCGGTCACGACCCGCCACGAGCAGGGCGCGGGCTACGGCGCCGACGGCTGGGCGCAGCAGACCGGGTTGCCGGGCGTCGTCATCACGACCTCCGGGCCGGGCCTCTTGAACGCGCTCTCGGCCGCGGGCACCGCTTACTGCGAGTCGCGCCCGCTCATCATCCTCTCGCCCGGTGTGCCGGAGGGGGAGGAGTTCGCCGACATCGGCTCGCTGCACGAGACGAAGGATCCGACCGGAGCCGCCGGCGCGATCGTCGAGTGGAGCCGCCGCGTGGGCAGCGCGACCGAGGCCGTGGCTTGCGTGCACGAGGCCTTCGCGCTCTTCCGCACGGGCCGGCCGCGGCCGGTTCACATCGAGATCCCGCTCAACGTGCTCGAGGGCCAGAGCGATTGCCCGCCGGAACTACTCGCGGCGATCCCTGCCCCGGCGCCCACCGCGGGCACGGCTGCCGAGGTGGACGCCGTCGCCCGGATCCTGTCGGAGGCGAAGCGCCCGCTGATCATCGCGGGCGGGGGAGCGGCGCGGGTCGGCGCGCCCCTCACGGAGCTCGCGGAGCGCCTCGGCGCCCCGGTCGTCACGACGCTCAACGGCAAGGCCGCAGTGTCGGAACACCACCCGCTCTCGATCGGGTCCGAGCTGCGCCTCACCGGCGCTCATGCGCTCATCAACCGTGCGGATGCGGTGCTCGTGCTCGGCTCGAAGCTCGGTGAGGCCGAGCTCTGGGGCGGCGTCATCGCGCCCGAGGGGCCGGTGTTGCGCGTTGACGTGCTCGGCTCACAGCTCCAGAAGAACGTCGCGGTCGCGGCGGGCGTCGTGGGCCACTGCGAGGCGGTCGTGCCGCAGCTCACCGCCGCGCTCGCCGGGCAGGATCGCCCCGCCTGGGTCGACCTGGACGCCGTGCGTGCCGAGCTCGCCGAGGAGTCAGCTGGCTTCTCGCCGGTGCTCAACGGCGTCGCCGCGCGGATCGCCTCCGTGCTGCCCGTCGACTCGATCGTCGGCGGCGACAGCTCGCAGATCACGTACTTCGGTATGGCGAGCCGCGCGGTACAGGAGCGCTCACACTCGTTCCTCTACACCCCGGCGTACGCCACGCTCGGCTATGGCCTGCCCGCCTCGATCGGCGCGCGGGTGGCGAGTCCGGATCGCCCGGTCGTGTGTGTGCTCGGCGACGGCGCGCTCATGTTCGCCATCCAGGAGTTTGCGACCGCCATCGAGCAGCGCCTCGACCTGACCGTCGTGTGCGTCGACAACGGCGGCTACGCCGAGATCAAGCAGAACGAGCGCGACCGTGGCATCGCGCCGGTGGGCGTGGATCTCGCGCAGCCGGACTGGGCCGCGCTGGCCGACGCGTTCGGCGGGCACGGGCACCGCGTAGTGGATCAGGGCGACCTCGAGCGCGTGATTGCCGGGGCGATCGTCGAGCCAGGGCTCAGCCTCGTGCACGTGCCGCTGGAGCTCTTCCCGGATGCCGCGGCGCCTGCCGGGGACCCGGCGTAACCCTCCCCACCGGGCCGGGGCGGCCCCCATCGCCCCGGCCCCTTCTTTTCCCGCACACCCGAGAACGAAAGACATTCCGTGAACGCCATCACCCTCAGCACTGACGCCAAGCTCACCGCCCAAGTCTGGATCGACGAACACCTCGAGCAGCTGCTCGAATGGCACAGCCACATTTGGGAGCTCGCCGAGCCCGCCTGGCGCGAGTTTCGGTCCGCAGAGTGGTACGTCGGCCTGCTGCGGGAGCAAGGATTCACGGTCGAGGCGGGCTCGGCGGGCATGCCGACGGCGTTCAGCGCGAGCTGGTCGAACGGCGACGGCCCGACCCTGCTCACCTACGCCGAGTACGACGCGGTGCCGGGCAACAGTCAGGCGGCGTCGGTCAGCGAGACGCCGCGCGACGGCCTGAGCCGATTCGCCCCGGGGCATACCGACCCGCACTCGGTGCTCGGCATCTCGACGCTGGCCGGGCTGCTCGGCACGAAGCACGCGATGACGGTGCACGGCATCACCGGCACGCTGAACTACACGGGCGAGCCCGCCGAGAAGATGCACGGGTCGAAGGTCGTCCACGGCCTGCGCGGCTACTACGACTCGGCCGATGCGATCGTCAGCTTCCACCCCTTCTACATGCTGCCGCTGTGCAACACCGCGCGCTGGGACACCCAGTGCGGCGCGTACTACAGCAAGGTCTACAGTTTCGTCTGCGATGCGCCCGAGACCTGGCAGCTGTCGGCGAACCAGAACTCGCCCATCCCCGCCTCGCACTCCGCGGCCCGCGCCCCCGGTGCCAACGTCGCGCTGTCGCAGATGTACACCTCCTCGCGCATCATGCAGGACGCCATGCTGCCGAGCTTTGGCGGTTGGAGCCTGTCCGACGCGATCCTGACGGAGGGGCAGGCGACCGCGGACAATCTGCCGGCCCGCATCGCGCGCGTGCAGTACTCTTGGCGCACCCCCGATGTCGAGATGGCCGAGCACGTGCTCGCAGTGCTCGATCGAAACGCCGTACATGCCGCCGCGATGGCGCACTGCGAGCTCGAAACCACCTGGGTGGCGCGCAGCCGACCCGGGCGCACGAACCACGCGATGGCGAGCGTGCTCTACGCCAACCTCGAGGCGGTCGGGGCGCCAAGCTACGGCCCCGAGGCGATCGCGGTCGCGCAGGATATCCAGCGCACCCTGGGGCTCGAGCCCACTGAGCGCCCGTTCCTCGCCGAGACCGAGCAACTGATCGACCCCGAGAGCGCCGAGCGCGCCCTGCGCGAGCACCTCGCGCCCTGGCAGCGCAACTGGACGAGCGACGACTACGTCGAGATGACGCACTACGCGCCGACCGTCCGGTTCTACGTCTCGCGCCCCGCCCTCGAGCCCGCCGCGGGCCGCGGCGCCTACCCGGCCTGGGTGATGAACGCGATGGGCGGCATTCCCGCCACGATCGCGCCGACCATCCTCACTGCGGGCAAGACTGTGTCGGGGACCTTCATCGATCTGCTTACGCAGCCCGAGCTGCTGGCCGAGGCGCAGGCGGAGTTCGCGCGCCGGGTCGAGGAAGACCCGATGCCGCCGCTGTTGCCGGCCGACTTCGAGGCGCCGATCAGCCTGCCGTGGCCCGACTACCGGGAGCACGCGGGGGAGCGGTTCTGGGGCTAAGCACGCGTCCCGCAGATTGCCCCAGGTGAGCCATACCCCTGGCTTTCCCCGTCGAGACGTCTCAATCTGCTGCATCCGGCGAGGCGGTCTCAGATAGCTAGCGCAACACTCTTCCGGAAGGACGTGTGTTGTGGGAATAAAGATCCCCTGGGAAATGCGGGCAGCTGCGTATGGGCTGCTCATTCGTGGAGTTTCCGCGCAGGATATCCATACTGAGCTGGGGTTGAGCGCGACAGCGGTGAAGCGATGGGCAATGCTTGCTGGCATGAATTTCATTTCTCCAAAGCTGGGTGGCGGGGTCGTCTCTATGCCGATGAGTGCGACGATTCCGGCCGCGCAAGGCCAGTCATATCGTCGACTGACGTTGGCTGGCCGGTCGTTTATTCAGGTGGCGCGGTCGCTGACTCTGCCGCTCGGGGTTCGGGAAATTGCTCGGGAACTCAAGGTGAGTCCATCGACCGTGTCACGCGAGATCAGCAAGCACGTTGTTGAGGACTGGGGAGACGAGCATTACAACGCTGAGCTCGCCCACTACCAGGCGCTGGTGTTGCGGCCCCGTCCTCGGGCGGGGAAACTCACTGCCCCTGAGCTGCGGGCCGAGGTCGTGGCACGATTGAACGACAAGTACTCGCCTGAGCAAGTCGCGGGCGAGCTACGCCTCGAGTTCCCCGACCGGCCGGAGATGCACGTGTCCCACGAGACGATCTACCAGGCACTCTACGTTCAGGGCAAGGGAGCGCTACGGCACGAGCTCACGGTTGAGAAAGCGTTGCGGTCGGGGCGCACGACACGCAAACCACAGTCAAAGCTTCCCGCCCGCAACAGTCGTCCCTGGCTTGAGGGCGCCCGTTTGAGTGAGCGTCCTGCGGAGGTGAACGATCGCGCGGTTCCCGGGCATTGGGAGGGGGATCTGGTGGTTGGTCCGGGGAACTCGGGCATCGTGACCCTGGCAGAGCGGACCACACGCGCCACGTTGATCGGTCGTCTCCCGGGCAGGCGTGACAGCGCGACCGTCATGGACGTGTTGTCGAGCATGATCCAGGGCCTCCCGAAAGAGCTGATGCGCACGATCACTTGGGATCAAGGGTCTGAAATGGCGTCTCACGCGAAGTTCACGGTCGCGACGGGCTGCCCGATCTATTTTTGTGATCCACACTCGCCTTGGCAGCGCGGAACGAACGAGAACACGAACGGGCTGATTCGGGATTTCTATCCCAAGAGCACGAACTTCAATGAGGTCAGTGACGAGGAACTCGCGGAAACGCAGCGGCTGCTCAATATTCGGCCCCGCCGCATTCACGGATATCGCAAACCAGCTGTCATGCTGGACGAACTCATTCGCAGTGTTGCGCTAACAACCTGAGACCACCCGACGCGAAGG
This genomic stretch from Leucobacter sp. CX169 harbors:
- a CDS encoding amidohydrolase; the protein is MRKLATYETPAATFSPSIVTADRIHTLDAAGSTVTAMLMFGGAIAALGTLEECLAASAEISPRTPEITELGAHTVLPGFIDAHAHPLMLGQMMSWVDCGPDQAGSIPEMVARLKAAAETVPAGLPIRGYGYEQRNLAERRHPTRFELDEVATDREVYVMNASGHGGVVNSYTFELHGVTRDTPNPQGGEFFRSGDGELTGELSDAACNILTGLEGVKIGHHGPNFHLADAPEEHRRQLAVAQENFLQGGVTTIGDAQVSRREFDNYLALAERNELKTRYSMYLLSHLLEEALETGMHGQFGNAHLSFAGIKFYADGTLGGWTAYFPDGYVGDPCRTGQLYHDPADYTEMISRAHRVGLQTATHAQSPDALEMVITAIEAAQAERPDADARHRIEHCGLPTPAQITRMAAAGIYPVNQPQHYYNWGEGVEQAIGTPGERFNPLGEFERAGVPVTISSDAPVADPRPMEAVQAAVTRVTRRGAKLGPADLAISVDTALRGHTISAATVLGREDDLGSLEVGKRADFAVLAADPYTVAPETIAEIRVAQTWVDGVRQYVADEVAR
- a CDS encoding thiamine pyrophosphate-binding protein, producing the protein MIAVTEAATERELAAQAGVAIDNAGLAVLTTIRNYGVDTVFGIPGTHNLEFYRHLAPLGIHPVTTRHEQGAGYGADGWAQQTGLPGVVITTSGPGLLNALSAAGTAYCESRPLIILSPGVPEGEEFADIGSLHETKDPTGAAGAIVEWSRRVGSATEAVACVHEAFALFRTGRPRPVHIEIPLNVLEGQSDCPPELLAAIPAPAPTAGTAAEVDAVARILSEAKRPLIIAGGGAARVGAPLTELAERLGAPVVTTLNGKAAVSEHHPLSIGSELRLTGAHALINRADAVLVLGSKLGEAELWGGVIAPEGPVLRVDVLGSQLQKNVAVAAGVVGHCEAVVPQLTAALAGQDRPAWVDLDAVRAELAEESAGFSPVLNGVAARIASVLPVDSIVGGDSSQITYFGMASRAVQERSHSFLYTPAYATLGYGLPASIGARVASPDRPVVCVLGDGALMFAIQEFATAIEQRLDLTVVCVDNGGYAEIKQNERDRGIAPVGVDLAQPDWAALADAFGGHGHRVVDQGDLERVIAGAIVEPGLSLVHVPLELFPDAAAPAGDPA
- a CDS encoding amidohydrolase, coding for MNAITLSTDAKLTAQVWIDEHLEQLLEWHSHIWELAEPAWREFRSAEWYVGLLREQGFTVEAGSAGMPTAFSASWSNGDGPTLLTYAEYDAVPGNSQAASVSETPRDGLSRFAPGHTDPHSVLGISTLAGLLGTKHAMTVHGITGTLNYTGEPAEKMHGSKVVHGLRGYYDSADAIVSFHPFYMLPLCNTARWDTQCGAYYSKVYSFVCDAPETWQLSANQNSPIPASHSAARAPGANVALSQMYTSSRIMQDAMLPSFGGWSLSDAILTEGQATADNLPARIARVQYSWRTPDVEMAEHVLAVLDRNAVHAAAMAHCELETTWVARSRPGRTNHAMASVLYANLEAVGAPSYGPEAIAVAQDIQRTLGLEPTERPFLAETEQLIDPESAERALREHLAPWQRNWTSDDYVEMTHYAPTVRFYVSRPALEPAAGRGAYPAWVMNAMGGIPATIAPTILTAGKTVSGTFIDLLTQPELLAEAQAEFARRVEEDPMPPLLPADFEAPISLPWPDYREHAGERFWG
- a CDS encoding IS30 family transposase; this translates as MNFISPKLGGGVVSMPMSATIPAAQGQSYRRLTLAGRSFIQVARSLTLPLGVREIARELKVSPSTVSREISKHVVEDWGDEHYNAELAHYQALVLRPRPRAGKLTAPELRAEVVARLNDKYSPEQVAGELRLEFPDRPEMHVSHETIYQALYVQGKGALRHELTVEKALRSGRTTRKPQSKLPARNSRPWLEGARLSERPAEVNDRAVPGHWEGDLVVGPGNSGIVTLAERTTRATLIGRLPGRRDSATVMDVLSSMIQGLPKELMRTITWDQGSEMASHAKFTVATGCPIYFCDPHSPWQRGTNENTNGLIRDFYPKSTNFNEVSDEELAETQRLLNIRPRRIHGYRKPAVMLDELIRSVALTT